The region GGATCCAAGGAACTTAAGGTGGAATTTTTAAAATCCACATAGAATGTCTTCAGATCAGGATCCGCTTGGGAATCACCGATTCGAGTAGCCACCACTTTCGCAAGGGATTCGGGCAAAGGATCTACATCCGGCCAGCGAACTGTATAAGAAAAATCGAATGGAGTTCCGGGAGGAGGGATCGGATCCGGCATCCAATAGGCCCCCATATTATCATCCGAATCTCGGAAGGTAGGATTTTCGAGTAGTTGCACATTCCCTTTTCCGAAAGGAGTCTCCGGTTCCACCCAAGCACTCGGACGGAGCTGGTATCTCATCTCGCTATCCTGATAATTCTGGAATTCTCTATCTCTCTGGATCAGACCGAAGCCTCTTGGGTTCTCATCCGAAAAAGAATACGTTGTGCTCCTCTTCGGATTATCCAAAGGTCTCCATATCCAATCTCCTCTACCTGTATGCACCAGAAGTCCGTCGGAATCATGAGATTCAGGATAAGCCTGACCCTTTGGAATTCCTCTTGTCTCGCTGTACCAATACATACTAGTCAAAGGAGCAATGCCTAAGCGATCCACCCTAGTCCTCAGAGTAACCTCAGCATTCACTCTAACAGCGGAAACTTTTCCCGGAGTAATCTGAAATTCATAGGCGCCCGTCGCGGTGCTCCCATCTAACAATGCATAAACGGTAATCGAAGAGTCCGTCTTATCCGGCTTGACCACATAAAATTCCCGAAAGCTCGGAAAATCCTCAGGGTAAGGCATACCAGTATTGATCGCGATTCCCCTAGCAGAAAGGCCATACCATTGCTTCTTGGAAATAATCCTATAATAGCTAGCACCTTGGAAGACTGCAAATTCGTCCGTATGTTCCTGTGTATTGATCGGAAAATGGATCTTGAATCCCGAATAACCTAGATTAGGTGGTAATTCTCCCACTCCCTTTAGTTTAGATAAATCGAAAGAAGAAGGATCGTATACAATCTCTCTCGCAAAATCGCCTCTTACCTCAAAGACCCGCACGTTGGTATTGTACAAATGTCCCGGATGCAAGAATTGGAGTTGGAAAGGATTGCCCTCCTTCTTCCAAACAGATCTTTCAGGGCGAAATAAGATATTCTTGTATTGGTTCCAGGGCAAACCTTTTAGGAAATCCGTGGTGGATGCGCGAGGAGGAATGTATCTTTGTTTGGAAAGATTGCGAGCCTTGTTCTTAAGATCATTGAAGGAGAATTTAAAAGTTGGAGGAAGAGTCTGACCCTGAGAATCTCCTTCCATCACACTCAAAAAAGAAGAAGAGTCGGAAAAGTCTCCCTCTACCCTATCTCGTCTTTGCTGACGATCGGCAACGGCAAAAAGCAAGGCTGTAGCCACAAACGCTAGAATTATATGCAATCGTAACAATGCGTATCCTTCGTTGAACCGGCGTTAATTGTCAGTCTACCATCCTAAAACAATGAGAGCAAGGCGTTTTGCATCCGGATTTTCCGAACACAAAAACCTTGCTCCTTTTCTTTCGTGAAGTTTTCTTAAATATATCTTATTTAGGAGTTACTTTCACAAAATATTTTTTGGAGTCTTCCCAAGCTTTCAAGATCTCTTCGGAAAGCTCGGAACCGGTCAACTTGGTATGCTCGGTGATCAAAGACTTTATGATTTCGTAATCTTCATTTTCAAGATCCACGATTTTCACGTATTCTTTGTTGATCAAAGGTTCTAGCTCCCAATCTTTTTGGAAGAAGTAAGCTTTTCCTCCGGTCATACCGGCTCCCATGTTCTTGCCGACTGAGCCAAGACAAACGATCGTCCCACTGGTCATGTATTCCAAGAAATGGTCTCCGGCTCCGCCGACTACTGCGTCCGCTCCAGAGTTTCTCACTCCGAATCTTTCTCCAGCCCTTCCTGAGCTGAATAGTTTTCCGGAAGTCGCTCCGTAGAGACAAGTGTTTCCTATAATCACATTCTCATAAGCCTTTAGTTTGGAACGGCGATGCTTACGAACTACGATGGTTCCTCCACAGAGTCCTTTACCAACATAGTCGTTCGCGTCTCCATGCAGAGTGATCTGCATTCCTTTCACAAGCCAAGCGCCCAGTGACTGACCCGCAGTCCCTTCGAGAATAATCTCTAGTTTTCCAGGAAGACCTTTTGAACCATATTTACGAGCAATGATCCCGGAGATCTTAGCACCTACTGTTCTGTTCGTATTCTTAACAGAATAAGAAAGAGACATGGAAGTCTTTCCTTCGAGTGCTGGCTCTGCGTCCTTGATGATACGATCATCCAGCACTTCTCCGATAGTCTCTCTTCTTACAGATCGATCTTTCTTCTTCTTAGGATCGTAAAGAAGAGGAAGACGAACTAGGATCGGATTCAAATCCAAGGAATCCAGACGATCCTGCTCATAACGAGTGATCTGTTTCAGAAGATCCGTTCTTCCGATCATCTCGTCCATAGAACGGAAGCCTAGCTTAGCTAAGTATTCTCTTACTTCCATTGCAAGAAGTGTCATTAAATTGGCGACTTGGTCAGGAGAGCCTTTGTATTTTGCTCTGAACTTCATGTCCTGAGTAGCAATACCGGTAGGACAGTTATTCAAATGGCATTTTCTCGCCATGATACAACCCAGAGCTACGAGAGAAGCAGTACCGATACCGTATTCTTCTGCGCCTAAGCAAGCCGCGATAATCACGTCCCTACCGGAGACAATTCCCCCGTCAGTACGGAGAACCACTCGATCTCTTAGACCGTTCATTACTAAAACTTGATGCGTCTCGGAAAGCCCAAGCTCCCAAGGAGAACCCGCATGTTTGATGGAAGTCAAAGAAGCGGCCCCAGTCCCACCGACATGTCCTGAGATCAGGATCACATCCGCGTTCGCTTTCGCTACACCTGCAGCAATAGTTCCTACACCTGCTTCAGAAACCAGTTTTACGGAAACTTGTGCAGTATGATTGGCTTGCTTCAAGTCGTAGATCAGCTGCGACAAGTCCTCGATAGAATAAATATCGTGGTGAGGAGGAGGAGAGATCAAATCGATCCCCTGAGGAGTGTGACGGTTTGTCGCAATCTCCTCATTATTCTTCTTGCCAGGAAGCTGTCCGCCTTCTCCCGGTTTCGCTCCTTGCGCGATCTTGATCTCCAATTCTTTTGCAGAGTTCAAATATTCGGAAGTAACACCGAATCTTCCGGAAGCAACCTGCTTGATGGAAGAATTTGCAAGGTCTCCCTTCTCATCCACTACGTAACGAGAAGGATGCTCCCCGCCTTCTCCAGAAGAAGACTTAGCGCCTAAACGGTTCATCGCGATCGCAAGGTCTGTATGCGCCTCGATAGAAAGAGCTCCATGGCTCATACCAGGAGTTAAGAAACGTTTTTGGATCTCGGAAACAGTTTCTACTTCTTCGATCGGAACAGAAGCACGCTCTACGAAATCGAATAGATCTCGTATATTGATCGGATCGCTTTCTTCCATGATCTTAGAAGCCTCTAAGAATGCTTCGTAATCGTTGTCCACCGCAGCCTTGCGGATAAACTTCACGACTTTAGGAGACCATCTATGAGGTTGATCGTCCTTCTCGGAGATGAAATCCTCAGGATTGATCTCCTTATTGAAGGCCATATCATGATTTCTTAATATGTTTTGCTCGATCCCGCCTATTCCGATCCCGGAGATCCTAGAATAAGTTCCAGGGAAATACTTGGAGATCAAAGTCCTAGAAAGACCAATCGCCTCGAATACCTGCCCACCTACATAGGAAGACATGATGGAAATTCCCATCTTGGACATGACTTTCAGAAGTCCGTCATCCACTCCATAGCGATAGTTTGAGCAAAGAGAAGCGAAAGAAGGACGAGTTCCATCTTCAGCGTCAAAGTCTCCCTTCTGCCATAGATCATGAAGAGTGTCCCAGATCAGATAGCTGTTCACTCCGGAAGCTCCGTAGCCTAAAAGCACAGCCACATTATGGATCTCGAATGCAGATCCGGTCTCTACTAGAATATTAGTAGCGGCTCTCTTCTTATTGCGGATCAAATGGTTATGAACTGCTGCCACTGCCAATTCCATAGGAATTGGAGCTCTTTCCTTATTCAATTTCTTGTCGGAAAGGATGAGGATATTCACTCCGGATTCGGCAGCTTTGACTGCGTCCGCGAGCAACTGATCCAATGCCAGCTCCAGATAATTTCTTTGAGCGCTAACCTCGTGATGAGCCTCGAAGGTAGCATCCAATGTCTGCACCTTGTATTGCTTTCCGTCCTTGTCCCGGATCCTTTGCAAGCCTAGGTTCGTAAGATACGGATGTGAAAGTACCAAACAGTTCTGAGGTTTTTCATCAGCAAATAGATTGGGCTTCTTCACGAGTCTTGTGTAAAGAGAAGTCACTCCCTTCTCACGTAGATAATCGATCGGAGGATTGGTAACCTGCGCGAATCTCTGGCGGAAGTACGTATACAATCCGATACGAGAAAGCATTAGGATAGAAAGAGGAGTATCGTCTCCCATGGAACCGATTGCTTCTTTACCAAGTTGGGCCTGAGGTTTGATCACAGCCTTTTGCTTGTACGGAGAATATGCGAATAGTACCTGTCTTCTTCTTAACTCGTCACCAGTATAAGTTACGGTTTTAGCAATAGAATCGTCGATCGTCTGATCTAAGTATTCTACGTTTTCTTTGGACCATTCTTTATAATCGTATTTCTTTTCGAAGAGAGCATTGATGTCTTCGTTGAAGTAGACCTTTCCTTCTTTCAGGTTGATCGCGAGCATATCGCCCGGACCTAAACGGCCTTTCTTAGTGATGATCTCTTCGTCGATATGCACGAGTCCGGTCTCGGAACCCATGACCACGAGTCCGTCTTCGGTAACCACATATCTGGCAGGACGAAGACCATTACGATCCAAGCTTCCTCCGACCCAATCGCCTTCTGCGAAAGCAAGAGCAGCCGGTCCGTCCCAAGGCTCTGTTAGAGTATTATTATATTCGTAGAATGCTTTCAGTCCCTCGGACATCTGAACGTTCTTACTCCATGCATTCGGAATAAGCATCGCTTTGGCATGAAGTACGTCCTTACCGGAACGTACGATCGCTTCCATCGCATTATCCAAACTTGCAGAGTCGGAAAGATGAGGACGAATGATAGGATGGATTTCCTTTTGGAACTCTCCCCATTTCTCGCATTCCAATTCCTCTTCTCTCGCGAGCATCCAAATTCGGTTCCCGACGATAGTATTGATCTCACCGTTATGAGCAAGAACACGGAAAGGCTGAGCTAATGCCCAACTTGGGAATGTGTTGGTGGAATACCTTTGGTGGAAGATACAGTAAGGAGATACCATCTCTTCGCTTTTTAGATCTTCGTAAAATTGAGAGACCTGGTTTCCGTTGAACAATCCTTTGAATGTGATTCTTTCAGAAGAGAAGGAGCAAATATAGAAGTCTTCGCTCATGGAAAGCTTGAGAGCATCTCTCATGACTTTCTTTTGAATGAGGAATAATTTCGTTTCGAAGTCCTCGTTGGACATTCCTTCCGGTTTACCGATAAGAACTTGTTCGATCTGAGGACGAGAAGCATTCGCCTTAGGTCCAAGAACCTCAGGATTTACAGGAACATATCTCCAAGCATAAAGCTTGAAGTTGAATTGCATTAGAGCGGATTCGATGAGGCTTCGACAAACATCTTGTTTATCGATATCTTCTCTCGGAAGGAAAACCATTCCTACTCCGATAGAATCCTCTTCGGGACGTCTGTGTCCCATGTCTTCGATATATTTAGCGAACAGTTTCTTAGGGATACGGATCATGATCCCCGCGCCGTCTCCGGTTTGCATATCGGCGTCCACGGCTCCACGGTGGGTCAAGCAGGCAACTGCCTTCAAACCCATGGATACGACTCGATGGTTGGACTCGCCCTTATAAGAAGCGACGAAGCCTACACCGCAGTTATCGCGCTCGAAGGATCTGTCGTAGAGACCGTTCTCCTCCAAGTACTTTTGGATCCGCAACTGTTCGTCAAGGTTTAACATCCGCAAAGGTTCCTCTTTAGGGTTGAAATGAAATCCGGCACATCCCGCGGGCCTTGGTCCACGGACGGGAAAGCCCCACCCACAACTGTTTGGCTGAATTTTATGCGGTGTGTCCGATTCTTAGACCAGTAAATTTACGAGTGCTTACTTTGAAAACGATCTTTTTGTGGGAACTCCCAAGGGAATCGCCTATAAACGGCTTATAAATCCCCGCAGAAGCCTCTTTGCAGTGAGAAAGGTAACTAGTTCCTACGAATCGAGAGCACAGGATTCAGAAATAGATCGGAGAGAATCTTTCTTTGGCTCGCGTCCGGAATTCGGGAGAGCAATTGATCCATCTTTCCTTTGATGGAAGTAAAATCCGGATATTCATCCATGACTCTCAGAATATGAGGCCAAGCCTTCTTGACGAGTTCGGCAACCTGAGGACTAGCCGTCTTAGCCTTGTTCCAGGAACTCTCCAGTTGGTTTCGAATCCTAAAGAAGTCCCTTCCCAACTCTAAGACCTTTCTGAGTCTGGATTCGGAGAGGCCGGTCCTTGTCCCGAGTTGTCCTAGGGTTCCGTTCCATTCGACCACTTCTCCTCTAGATTCTTTCAGGAGAGAAGTTTGCAATTGCACTAGAGCATTTTCTTCGACAGGCAAGGAAGCGACCCATCGTTTGTATTCATCCAATTGACCGGCTTTCTGAAAAATGCGGACCTTATTTACCTGATCCATATATTTCGAAAATGGAATGCTTACCGGAGGCTCACTTACGGAAGGAGAATCGAAATTTAAATCCCCGTCGAAATGAAGATCTTCCACATCCGAAAGGATATCTTCTCCCACCTGTACGGTAGAATCATCATCTTCTAATTCTTCTACCTTCATGATGAGAGGTTTACCGGAGAATAATTCTCCGTATTTAGCAAGTATTTCGGAGAGGATCGGAGTCTCCGGTCCCTTACGTACCGGCGCTGCAACTGGTCTTGCGGCAGCAACTGCTGCTGCAGTCTCTCGAGCGACTTCTCCCAAGGCAGCAGCTTCTTTTTTGGCTCCGGTCGCAGTATCCACCAAGTAGATAATACCTTCTTCCGCTTCAAACCTATGTCCGGGAGGGAAGGTAAATCCGAGTCCTTCGAGGATTTCATCTGTGATCTTTGAGTATTTTTTCTTACGAGGAGTTTGCTCTAAGACCGATTCTTGCTCGATCAACTTGGTTTTCACCTTATTCAACGCGCCGAGAAAGTTTCGGTTCATGTAAGAAGAAAGATCTTGAGAGCTCATTCCCAAGAATTGAGCAAATTGAGGAAGTTGATCGAAGAAATGATCCGTCTTTTGCACGTTCGTTGCAATATAAGAACGGATTTTAGATTTAAGAGCCTCTTGTTCTTTTGCGGAGATCTTCTTTGCAGAGATCAAAGAACTAAAAAGCTGGATATGAGTATGAAAATAACTTAGAAATTCTCCATAGGCAGTTAGTATAAACTCGCCGTGAGAATTTTTTTCTATGACCTTTTTCTCTGGTCCCGCCATAATCCCGATTTCGAGTCAAGTTTTTACACCCTTAGATCGGAATTCAAGACAATTAAGTTACGCTAAAACCTAAACCCGTTTCGGCAGAGTTTCTTCGCTGGGGCTCCCGCTGATAATCCTATAACGCAAGAATGTATTGCAGGTAGCCTCTTCGGAATATCGGACCAGATCATAGTCCGGACGGGGAGAACGAAAGAAGGAAGAATGAGCCAGGCGTTCTGAGACTTCTTTTCGGATATGCGCTCTGGCCTCATTTCTGCGAAAATATACGGAGGGAACTACGATATCGTTCTTATAAGACAATATATTATTTCTATAGATCGCAACGGTGAGTCGGATACGGTATGTCTTATTTTCGACTTGGTCCTTAGCTTCTAGAAATTCCATACCGACTTCTTCTCTCGAAAGGCATCTGCCCTTCTTATAACCAAAGTATCGGTTTTGCAATATCCGATCTCAAATTCGTCGTTTAGAATTTTTTTTGCTTTGGGAAAAATCCGAAACTGCCGACGCGCTAACTCCCGTTTAGAGACAGAACTAGGAGCCGACAGATCGTATCGAATATTAAATTATCCCAATATGTATCCTTACTTAAACCAGAAGAAGGAGACAGGAAAGGCAAATTTATGCAAGGTATTCGGAGTAGTCATAAACATAAGATCCCCTGCATCGTTTACATACAAACTAGATGCAGTAAAATCCGGTCCGACCGAGAGTCTTTTCTTCTCCGTAAAATCGGAGCCTCTTTGCACTATATTCCATCCGTCATGCGTAGAATTCAAATCTACTGTATACAGATTGCCGGATCGATCCGTAGAAATAGCCGCAGTGGAAAGATCTGCCGAATCAGCTATATTCACCCATCCTAATGTATTCAGATCGAATTTAGAGACCGCAGTGTAGGAAGAAGAGTCCTCATTGAATCCATTATTCAAAGAATACAGATTGCCTGCGTAATCGGTTTCCAGGTCCAGTATCTGCATTATAAAGGACTTCTGATATGTTGCATCTGAGTAATTATGCACTACCTGGGTATCGAGTGTCATGGATCCTATATAAAGAAAATCATTCGTATCCCCGAAGGTATGAACATCGTTGTATATCTTATTTTCGGAGATCGCTATATTCGGAAGATCGAATCCAATATCCGTCTTAAATGCATTAATGGATGAAGAAGTGAAATCCGTTTTGATCTTTGCTAGCGCAACCCCAGAATTGTTGTTCGCGGAAACATACAGGAAATTCTGATCGATTTCCATATCTATAGCCGTAACCGAAGCGCCTTGGTATTTCGGAAGGGTAAAAGTCGAGATATGTGCCCCATTCGAATTCAACTTAGAAATGTAATTCAACGGACTCGCATGAAGGATATAGAAATTCCCATCTGTATCGCGAACCGTTTTCACTGGAAAGGAGCTGACTGCAATTTGGCTGCAATTCATGAATATGGTAGGAGGACAAGAGTATACAGTACTTGCACTCCCCTCTAAAATATAAAGCGCTCCCGTCAGAGAATCCACTGCTATATTCTGTACTTGAGCCGTATTAAAACTCAAACCTTGCGGATTAAATGCAGAAGTTACGGATCCTCCATTGATACCGCTATGAAATCGAGTAATATTCGGACCAAAATCCGAACCACTATTAGATTTAACTACGAGAAGGATCTGACCTCCACTAATATCCAGATCTAGCACGGTCCCGATCGTAGGCATGGGTTTAGAAACGACTAGATTCAATTGGTCTGCGTTAAAGCTGTATTGCACTAGATCGAAATTCGATTGATCCGCCACAAGAAGAGTGTTGTCCGAATTCTGGATCACGATTGACATCGGCCTATGTCCAACACCCGGAATATCGTACGTGGTTAAAAGATTTCCGGAAGTGTCGTATTTAAAGATCCGATCCGTCCCAGTGCTCGTATTGGCCTCGCTTATGTACAGATTATCGGAAGAATCGATCACGAGATCGGTAGGAACCGCATCGCCCGGTAGGGTTGCAATCGTTTGAGTGCTGCAATCCGGTTTCAATTTAACCAATTGTAAATTAGAAGTAGCGAATATATTTCCGGAACTGTCTGTTACTATTCCGACTGGAAACACGTTTGCCCAGACCCCGATCACATCCTTGTTCTCGTTCAAAAGAGTGACCCTTCCACCGTTCGCAACTAAGAGAAATTTGCCTAGGTTCGCTACGGCAAAGTAAGTACCTGCAAGCCCATACTTCAATCTGGAGAACTGAGAATCCGAAAGTCCGGCAGGATTCAACTGAGTAGCGCATCCAGTAGAGAAGGCTTTCCAACCCGTATCGAAGGTACTCGTGCCTTCGCTCGTACGGATCGAATACTGATACGTCTTGCCCGGATCCAAACTAGTATCCGTAAACATAGTGTCCGTTGTAGTTGCGATCTTTTGGAAAGAGGATTCTATAGAAGACTTCCTCATTACATCAAATTGTGCTCCTGAAATCGGTTCCCATTGTACGTCTACTTGGTTAGCTGAACTTGCATCCGAAGCCGAAACCCAACTTGGGACTCCGGCGCTTCCCCCACCACCGCCTCCGTTACCTCCGCCGCCGGAGGAGCCTCCTCCACCGGTCCCGGACTTGGAACCGAAGAGGGCAAAAAGCGGATTCATTCCGCCTCCATCCGTAGAACAACTGGTCAAAACGAAGAAGAGAGAACTAATATATAACAAAATTTTAAAGTTCTTACGTATCACAATGAGATCCAATCCTTCTTTATTAGAATATATAGCTAAGGAACTGTATTTTTAGAATATGAGTTAAAGCTCATAATACTAACAAACCATACAAGAGGATTTCCGATGCTTTTGATTCAAAGGATCTAAAAAAGGAATGAACGACAGTAAAATGGGATTGAGTGACTGTTAGGCGGACAATAAATTTAAGTTCCAAACTATCTGCCAAACATGTTCAAATTATCATAGTTAGATAATATAAATTAGTAATAGATAATTAGATCATATATAAGCTTTAATTTTCAGACCAAACTTTTCCAGACAATGTGAATAGGTCCGAAACGAGTCTCTTAGCTTCTTCTATCGGTATCGCAAAGACAGAAATCTTTCCCGTTTTAAAGTATAAGATCAAAGCAACAACTCCCCCCTGTTTCGCGGTAAGGAATTCGGAAATCGGATAACTGCTCACTATAAATTTAGATAAAAACAAATGAATCACTTTGCCTTCTTCGATTCTGACTTTAAAAATAACGGAAGGTAAAGCGGATAAAACTAATATACCAGGAAAGAACAGAGAAATATATACAAGGTCTTCTACCTGAGTCCCGTTCATACTCCCGCTAATCAAAAAAGAAACTCCAATAATAATAGAAAGAAAAAGATCTACGATTAATCCTACAAAAAGAAACTTTATTAAAATGGAAATATTAGCACCATATTCTATTTTCATAATATTTAGTGCTCCCAAGACTAATTACAAATGTTAGATACTTGAATTGAGTAGTTTTCTATTAAGACCTCTAAAAATCTTCGAATCCGGTCTCATAAATGCCGAGCAAATACATTTCCCGATTTTCAGCCTAAGGCAAGAACCGAATTCAAAACGGAACCAGGAGATCCAAGTGCCCCAGAACAGGATCTCCTTTCTTAGATTGCACTCTCTTCCCCAAATTTATGGGAGATCCAAAGGCAAAATAACTGCTAATTTTGCCGACTTGGGGGATGATTTTTACAAAAATCCTAAATGACAGGGGCTCTGGGAGGCTCTAAATGGGAATAGAGAGCTTACATGAACTTCCGCTATAATCATTCTCCTTTTTCTTATAAACGCCGCAAGACCAGAGAGGTTAAGGTAGGCGATGTGGGAATTGGTGGAGAGAATCCAATCCGGATCCAATCCATGATCACTGCGGATACAAGGGATACCGAAAACTCGGTGAGACAGATTCTGGAACTCGAAGAGGCAGGATGTGAGATCGTGCGATTGACCGTGCCTTCTCAACCGGATGCGGACAATCTCCCTAATATTAGAAAAGAGTTAAAGCGTCTGGGAAGCAAGGTCCCTCTTGTCGCAGACATTCATTTTACCCCGAGCGTTGCGATGAAATCGGTGGAATGGGTGGAGAAGGTCCGGATCAATCCGGGCAATTTCGCCGACAAAAAGAAATTTGCGATTAGAGATTATACCGACCAAGAATACAGAGAAGAATTAGAAAGGATCTCCGAAGTATTTAGCCCACTTGTATTGCGTTGCAAGGAGCTTGGAGTCTCGATGAGGATAGGAACCAATCACGGCTCTCTATCCGACCGGATCATGAATCGCTTTGGCGATACACCACAAGGAATGGTTGAATCCGCGATCGAGTTTATTCGGATCGCAGAGAGTCTTTCTTATAAAGATATTATCGTAAGTATGAAGGCATCCAATCCTCAGGTGATGGTGCAAGCCTATCGACTTCTTTGCAGTAGGTTCTTAGAACTGCAGATGGATTATCCTTTGCACTTGGGAGTAACCGAAGCAGGAGATGGAAAAGACGGAAGGATCAAGTCCGCCATAGGAATAGGATCCTTGCTCGAAGACGGCCTTGGAGATACCATCCGTGTTTCTCTCACAGAAGATCCAATCCATGAGGTGCCTGTCGCAAGATTGCTCGCGGATAAGTTCAACAAGATCCGCTTTCCCGAGGCACCTAGCCAAGGATATTCCGAATTCAGAAATCCTTATTCTTACCAAAGATTTTATAGCAGACCGATCCAGATCTCCACTCTTTCCTTAGGAGAAACACAGCCTGTTCGGATCGAATCCTATATTCCGTTTGAAACAGAAGGTCAATTCTCAAGCGAACTTTCTTCTCTTAGAAGTTTCGCAAGATCCAAATCCCTAGAAGTAGAAACTGTTTCCGTTCCACTACCGAGTGATCCGTTTTTAATAGAAGAATGTTTGAATGCATCTAAATCTTCTTCGGTTCCAATGGGAGTGATCGTAGAACAAAACGAGCTACTCCTCGAAGATGTGCTCGAAGATCTAATCCCCTTCCCTAAGGTTACCTTAGATCCTTTTCATCATTTTCAAAATAGGGATTCTCTATTAGAATTTTTGCATAAACGAGAAGGAAAAGGAATCACTGAGTTAAATGTGCAGGCCTATCAGATCGAAAGTTTAAAGGGTCTGCCGGACGCATTCAAAGAAGCGGGAATAGAATCCGTCGCCTTCTCCTTGAAAACTCCTCATATACTTCATGATTATAGAAAGCTTGCTAGGATCCTAAGCGATTTCGATTATCCAATCTTCTTGAGCGCTGAATATCCGGATATGGAAACCGCACTCTATGAGTCTTCGATCGGGATCGGAGGAATGTTGACTGACGGGATCGGAGACATGCTTCGTATCAAGATCGTGGATTCGAATTCGGAAGCGGTGCTGCAATTAGGATTCGATATACTGCAAGCGACCAGACTTAGACTTACAAAAACTGAATATATTTCCTGTCCTTCTTGTGGAAGAACCTTATTCGATCTGCAAACAACGACTGCCCGCATCAAGGAAAAGACAGGTCACCTCAAGGGAGTGAAGATCGCTGTCATGGGATGTATCGTAAACGGTCCTGGAGAAATGGCGGATGCAGATTTCGGATACGTAGGAGCCGGCCCAGGCAAGGTCCACTTGTATAGAGGAAAAGAAATCGTTCTGAAAAACGTTCCCTCTGAAGAAGCGGACGAGCGCCTGGTCCAACTCATCAAGGATTCAGGAATGTGGGCCGAAAGAGAATCGGTCGAATCGGCCCGTTAGCCTAAAGTTCGTTCGCATCTACGATCAGAAAATTCGGAGAAGTTTGTTTCAACTTCTTAGCGGAATACTTTCCCTTATCGTCAGCTGCTTTCTTTTTCCAGACTGCATTACTAAACTCAGGTTTCGCATCCAGGATCTTGTTATAGAAATGATCCGCAATTCTAGGTCTTCCTAAGACGGATTGGGTCCGAGCAAGCCATAATTGACTTTGCTGCTTTCTAAAAGAAGAAGATTCCAAATTCTCCGCTTGCTCCAAAAGATAAGAGGCTTCCTTGAACCTTCCACTTTCCAGATGCAAGACCGCTTGCATGAATAAAAGTGAAGGATCCGCCTGAGAAATTTGACTAGCCTTCTCCAATTCGGAAAGTATATCTTCTACTCCTCCTAAGTTAGGATCGTCATTGATCAACATCGCTTTTTTATAATATTGAATCGAGAGATCTTTCTTTTCTTCTTTGCCGACATCTGTTTTCGGCTTCTTATGAGAAGAAGAAAGTTTAGTCTTCGACTTCTTTTCTTTTGTGTCGGAAAGACCAAGGATCTTATAACCAGGCTCTCCCC is a window of Leptospira semungkisensis DNA encoding:
- a CDS encoding glucan biosynthesis protein, whose product is MHIILAFVATALLFAVADRQQRRDRVEGDFSDSSSFLSVMEGDSQGQTLPPTFKFSFNDLKNKARNLSKQRYIPPRASTTDFLKGLPWNQYKNILFRPERSVWKKEGNPFQLQFLHPGHLYNTNVRVFEVRGDFAREIVYDPSSFDLSKLKGVGELPPNLGYSGFKIHFPINTQEHTDEFAVFQGASYYRIISKKQWYGLSARGIAINTGMPYPEDFPSFREFYVVKPDKTDSSITVYALLDGSTATGAYEFQITPGKVSAVRVNAEVTLRTRVDRLGIAPLTSMYWYSETRGIPKGQAYPESHDSDGLLVHTGRGDWIWRPLDNPKRSTTYSFSDENPRGFGLIQRDREFQNYQDSEMRYQLRPSAWVEPETPFGKGNVQLLENPTFRDSDDNMGAYWMPDPIPPPGTPFDFSYTVRWPDVDPLPESLAKVVATRIGDSQADPDLKTFYVDFKNSTLSSLDPFAYIQARIDTGENAELAEYSVQKIEETGVWRLTFGVYPKNKFRPTELKAALSRNQEVISEIWNFTLEPN
- the gltB gene encoding glutamate synthase large subunit, coding for MLNLDEQLRIQKYLEENGLYDRSFERDNCGVGFVASYKGESNHRVVSMGLKAVACLTHRGAVDADMQTGDGAGIMIRIPKKLFAKYIEDMGHRRPEEDSIGVGMVFLPREDIDKQDVCRSLIESALMQFNFKLYAWRYVPVNPEVLGPKANASRPQIEQVLIGKPEGMSNEDFETKLFLIQKKVMRDALKLSMSEDFYICSFSSERITFKGLFNGNQVSQFYEDLKSEEMVSPYCIFHQRYSTNTFPSWALAQPFRVLAHNGEINTIVGNRIWMLAREEELECEKWGEFQKEIHPIIRPHLSDSASLDNAMEAIVRSGKDVLHAKAMLIPNAWSKNVQMSEGLKAFYEYNNTLTEPWDGPAALAFAEGDWVGGSLDRNGLRPARYVVTEDGLVVMGSETGLVHIDEEIITKKGRLGPGDMLAINLKEGKVYFNEDINALFEKKYDYKEWSKENVEYLDQTIDDSIAKTVTYTGDELRRRQVLFAYSPYKQKAVIKPQAQLGKEAIGSMGDDTPLSILMLSRIGLYTYFRQRFAQVTNPPIDYLREKGVTSLYTRLVKKPNLFADEKPQNCLVLSHPYLTNLGLQRIRDKDGKQYKVQTLDATFEAHHEVSAQRNYLELALDQLLADAVKAAESGVNILILSDKKLNKERAPIPMELAVAAVHNHLIRNKKRAATNILVETGSAFEIHNVAVLLGYGASGVNSYLIWDTLHDLWQKGDFDAEDGTRPSFASLCSNYRYGVDDGLLKVMSKMGISIMSSYVGGQVFEAIGLSRTLISKYFPGTYSRISGIGIGGIEQNILRNHDMAFNKEINPEDFISEKDDQPHRWSPKVVKFIRKAAVDNDYEAFLEASKIMEESDPINIRDLFDFVERASVPIEEVETVSEIQKRFLTPGMSHGALSIEAHTDLAIAMNRLGAKSSSGEGGEHPSRYVVDEKGDLANSSIKQVASGRFGVTSEYLNSAKELEIKIAQGAKPGEGGQLPGKKNNEEIATNRHTPQGIDLISPPPHHDIYSIEDLSQLIYDLKQANHTAQVSVKLVSEAGVGTIAAGVAKANADVILISGHVGGTGAASLTSIKHAGSPWELGLSETHQVLVMNGLRDRVVLRTDGGIVSGRDVIIAACLGAEEYGIGTASLVALGCIMARKCHLNNCPTGIATQDMKFRAKYKGSPDQVANLMTLLAMEVREYLAKLGFRSMDEMIGRTDLLKQITRYEQDRLDSLDLNPILVRLPLLYDPKKKKDRSVRRETIGEVLDDRIIKDAEPALEGKTSMSLSYSVKNTNRTVGAKISGIIARKYGSKGLPGKLEIILEGTAGQSLGAWLVKGMQITLHGDANDYVGKGLCGGTIVVRKHRRSKLKAYENVIIGNTCLYGATSGKLFSSGRAGERFGVRNSGADAVVGGAGDHFLEYMTSGTIVCLGSVGKNMGAGMTGGKAYFFQKDWELEPLINKEYVKIVDLENEDYEIIKSLITEHTKLTGSELSEEILKAWEDSKKYFVKVTPK